The Perca fluviatilis chromosome 18, GENO_Pfluv_1.0, whole genome shotgun sequence genomic interval actcatcATTTACTGTCAAATGCTGCAGTAATGCTTTCCGAAGCACTGCGTGCACAGTGGCACATTGCACTGTCTGCTGCCATTATGAGGTACCAAAGTGACAAGTGAACATCACTGATTCAAagttatagtaaaaaaaaaaacaaaaaaaaacagagggttACTTCTTCTTTACATAACAATTTCAATATAAATTTAGTTTCTTGTATTATTTGGATGTCGCCTTGGATGACAGTGTCTGAGAAACCATAGCACTAAGAAACCATAATCATAAACTTTGTGGTGAGTGTACAGATCAACAAAACAGTACAGTCTCAACTCAAACATTCAACTCAACACAACTCATCATTCACTGTCGAGTGCTGCGGTAATGCTTTCCGAAGCACTGAATGTGCAGTGGCACATTGCAATGTCTGCAGCCATACACTGTTGCACCAGGACGGGCCTCACTCTTCGACAGTGAACATTCCCGGCAGATCTTTCTCGAAGATTTTTTCACAGTAGTGCTCGGCTGAGGCTGCCACAGGTGCTGCGGCGCACTGAGGAGCACTTTTTGCTGTCACAGGGGTGACAAGTTCCTGTGCAAGGTCCTCCTGCCACTCTTTGTAGCCACCCTTGCAGGCTCCAGCACTCCTTGCAGCAATGTAAGAATTGTAGCAGCTGACcgacaggaaaaagaaaaagagcctCCGCCACCATTTCTTGGACCGATGCTGAAACTGATAGTAGCTTATCATCTGATCCAGTAGATCGACCCCCTTCATGTGCTTCTGGTAGTCAGAAAGGCATGCTGGCACTGTGACCTCTGTCTGGATGTCTCCCTGTCTTCTCCTGACAGTCCCTTCTGCCATGGGCTCGTGGTAATTTCACAGTACCAGAACGACCTTTGTATCCTGCCAAGCACAGAAGGTCAGGTCATCCTTCTGAGACACTTGGTACTGATGCTTATCCATGGCAGGcggttttgggggggggggattcccTTTCTGTTTGATCGAACGgtgccacacacatacagaccaTGAGCCTTCAGATCTTCAAACAGCGGCACCCCGCAATAAAAATGGAGAGATGGGATAGCCAGATCCATCACAACGCGGTGCGCAAGGCCCTTCTCGCTACTCCCCCCTCACGTCCGGTGTAGACCTGGAAGTTTGATACATACCCGGTGGAGCTTTCAGCCATGACCCACACCTTGATGTCCCACTTGGTGGGTTTGAGAGGAAGATATTGCCGGAAAGCAAGTCTCCCCTTGAATTTCACCATACTTTCATCCACGCTGACAAAGCCGTCCACTTTGTACAGTTCCTGGAATCGATCTTTCAGGTAGTCAAGGTACCATCTGACTTTCCAGAGCTTGTCAGAGTGGTTCACATCTTTGCTGTTGTCTTGCAAGTGGAGATACCTGAAAATGCACATAGCAAGTTGGACAGTGAATGacacattattgttattatcatgAGCTTTCATTGTCATGTGTTTGTATAATTACACTTTATCAGTAATCATCAGACATCATAATTATTACGGTCATCCATCATGAGCTAtcattttcatttctatttatgtatgttttatgtattaTCAGTCAGACATCACAATTATCATCATCCATCATAAGCTAGCATTGTCTATTGCAtcctatttattttgtattataataattataattttgaCATTTGACATTTATTGTCATTAGTATCAGCATCAAAtccttagacacacacacacacacactttcacagacacactctcacagacacatatacatatacacacacacacacacacactatgtgtgtattgttgttattattattattattattattagcctacCTCCAGATGATGGCAAATCTTTCTCTTGAAATGGCTTGGGGGATGCTCGTTCGAAGAAGCCACTTTTTCTGACGCCAAAAATCTCTACGTGATGGCAGGTCAAGGATCCCCATGGCAAGACACAGTCCAATGACAGTCTTCATTTCAATAACTGTGACTGGTACCCACTTGCTGTTTGGAGTTGCGCTCCGTGATTGTTCAGCATAAAGATTTGTTTCTGTTACACGTCGCATCCACAGCTCCTCCGTGAAAACATGTGAGAAGACCTGTATTGGTGTAACAACCTCTGGAAGCTCTATATTGACGCCTGGTTCGCGGTTATACGGGATCTTCTCATGAGCGTGAAAGTTGTCGGTCTTCCATTCTTCTTGGAAGCCAGCAAAATCGCGCatatcctcctcttcctctcgaAACATCGCTAAGATCCACTGCTCTCACGTGATCGACTGGTACATCTAAATCATCGGGGTTATCGTTTGAATGTGGTCCTGTGTCATCCTTCGTAACTTCATCAGTATCACTTCCTTCACTTGAGTCAGCCATGACGGATCGCTAGCGGGGTTTAAAAATGTCTGCTGAAAActatagacagtaaaagaaaactTACTGTACGTGTAGGCttattttgaccaatcacaaagCATTTTACTAGTCAcatgcgtttaaaaaaaatccctaaGCATCTCTGTCACTCACCCCAAGAATATTTCCGCCAATCACAGTACATATAATTGGCCATGTGCCTTGAAAAAGACGACACCGTTCAAAATGACGCAGACTCGTTTGCCAGGCTTAATGGTGACTACGCTCAGATGCCTGATCCGGTCTTAAagattaaacacacacagatgtgtgATCCGGTTTGAATGGGTTAATATCATGGTTGGTAGCACGACCAGAAAAATCCGGTCCATTCCCCGACTTTGATGGTAACAGGAACGATGAATGGTTGGAAGACACCTAgcgtctctccctccttctctcacaGCATCTGTTATCCACCAAATAGTCAAGGTCTTTAGGGTTAGGATAATAAATTAATTCATCTTTAAGTTGATGATGAAACACAGCCTGTAGTGACTCCTCATTCCACGCATTTTCTGCTGCCAATGTCTTGAATTCAATAACATACTCTGCTACACTGCGGGCTCTGTGGCGGAGTGAAAATAGTCGTCTCGCTGCATCCTTACCTCAGACGGGGTGGTCAAAAAGCTTCCTCATCTCATCTGTGAACTTCTGGTACGAGGCCATGCAGAGGTCGTGTCGTTCCCATAGGGCAGAAGCCCAAAGCCTTCCCACGCAGCAATTCAATCACAAAGGCTATCTTAGCTTTGTCTGTGGCGTGGGAGTTAGGCTGCAGGTCGAAAACTAGTCCACACTGCACAAGGAATGAACGACACTTTCCCAAATCCCCCCTTCGGTGTTGGCACTTTGGGCTCTCGGAGCGAAACAACTCCAGAAACAGCAGGCAAAACAGGTGGTGGATTCTCTGCCGGAGCACTGAGCTGAGTCTGGATACTCGTCAGACCGGTATACAGGTTCCGAACAGAAGACACAATCTCCCGTAGCGCCGTGCTGTGCTGTCCCAACACATTTCCTTGTTGGGAAATGGCATGACGAACAGAGTCCAGGTCCGCTGGGTTCATCTTGGCCGGATCGTTCTGTCACGATTTACAAGAACAGGAACCCAAAAGCAGACCAGGACGAGGTAAGTAGAATGAACAAGGTGAGTATTTATTTGGATATTGAACGTGAAAACAGGCGAGTCCAGATGGCGGGGCAGTGGGTGTAAGGGAGCCGGCTGGAGGGTTAGTGAAGATGCAATAATGCTGGTGAAGCAGACAGCCAGGCGGAGGTGTAGGGAATATTCCAGGtgacaaaactgcagacaggaGAACAGGAGGCAGATTAGCAACAGGCACAAAAGCACTAAACAGCAGAGCAAACTTTCCAAACTGACTAACTGATACACTGGCAAACATACTGGTAAGGCTAACGATCCG includes:
- the LOC120546794 gene encoding piggyBac transposable element-derived protein 4-like — encoded protein: MFREEEEDMRDFAGFQEEWKTDNFHAHEKIPYNREPGVNIELPEVVTPIQVFSHVFTEELWMRRVTETNLYAEQSRSATPNSKWVPVTVIEMKTVIGLCLAMGILDLPSRRDFWRQKKWLLRTSIPQAISRERFAIIWRYLHLQDNSKDVNHSDKLWKVRWYLDYLKDRFQELYKVDGFVSVDESMVKFKGRLAFRQYLPLKPTKWDIKVWVMAESSTGYVSNFQVYTGREGGVARRALRTAL